The Sporosarcina sp. Marseille-Q4943 genome includes the window CAATAGGAAATCTAGGGAGTTACTAGAAGAAAAATTGGAATCAAAGTTATTGGATGATGCAGCGGCAACCATTCGATTTAGTAGGCTTAGCAACTCCGGTACTGTTTACGTGAATGGCGAACCTGTCGGTGAAGTGGAAATCACATTTGATAATTGGTGAGGTGAGTGAATTGGGGTTGAGTGTGAATTTATCCATAGCTTCAAGAAGTGATAATCACCTAACTATGATTTTTAGTATGAAGCAACGGATTTTGTCCGTTATTGCTGTGAGTTTGAAAGGGGGTGAACAATAAGTGGCAAGGGAACTAATCAACGCAAATATTACACATGTCTCTTACGTCGACAAAGGCGCCAACAAAAAGCAGTTCTTCCTCACGAAATCAGCTGAACAACCGACCTTTCAAAAAGAGGTCAAGGTGTTCGTCAACAAAGAGGAAGCTGAACAGCAACTCGTCTATGGCATTGTGTATGAGCCTGATGTTGAGGATGCTCACGGGGACTTCATGACTGCTGCCGAAATTGAAAAGGCGGCGCACGGCTTTATGAAGGATGCCCGGAACATCGACACGCAGCATGATTTTGAATCGGGTGTCGGTGAAGTGGTCGAGTCGTACATTGCTCCTGCTGATTTCATGCTGGGGGAACAGGAAGTGAAGAAGGGCGCATGGGTGCTCGTCACGAAAGCGACCGATGAAATCTGGGAACAGATCAAGAAAGGCGAGATTACTGGCTACAGTATGGCCGGCACAGCCGAAACAATAGAAAAACAAGAGGATGAAAAGCCTGTTTCTAAGTCAGAAGATGACGAGAAGGGGCTTTTTAATTTGCTTAAAAACTTCTTTGCTGGCAAAACAACTGTCGAAAAAGGGGAAGTCGCTGACAAATATAAGCGCGACCGTAGACGTAGAGAGTTTTGGGCGGCTCAAGACGCATTAAACAGCGTAATTTTCAATTGGGATGACTGGGATAGCCATTTAGAAACGGATACAACAAAAATTCGCGAAGCGCTTCAAGATTTTATTGATATCGCTCAGGAAGTGCTAATCGAAGATGACATTTTAAAAGCGGTGGGCAAACCACCTGAAAGGGATGAAGCAGACGTGAAAAAAGAAGATATCGAAAAGATGCTAGATGAAAAACTAGCGCCAATCACGAAGAAGCTCGAGGAATTCGAGAAGGAAGAGGGCGGCGCGGGTGCTGGTGAAGAGCCGATGCCGGAAGAAGCGCTCTTGAAACAGTTTGCCGAGGTGCTGGACGAAAAGCTGACTCCAGTGAACGAACGTCTTGAAGCAGTGGAGAAAGCCCGCGGCGTTTCAAGGCAAGCGGATCCAGAAGGTGCTGGAACACATATCGAAAAGTCTGATGGCCCATCATACATGCGCCACTTCGGATAATAAACAGGAAAAGAGAGGATGAACTTAATGAAAACCAATCAAACAATTCTATCTAAAGAATCGACAGTCGCTAGCATCAAAAAGAACTTGGATATTCCAATGGCGGTCAAAGATGCGGAAGCGTTCCTAGTTGATACGATCAACACAGCTTCCACCTTGCCGAAACTAGCGCCGATCTATCGCGATGTAGCTGCCGGAAACCTCGATGCGCTTTCAGTCGGGCGCCGTAAAATCCGTGAGGCGGGAAGAGAAGACCTTCCAACAGGCACAGACTCCATCAAAAACCGTAAAATCCCGTATGCAGTCCGTAAGGTCAAATGGGATGAATGGCTACAAAATGACGATGTGTTCTACTCCATGTCAGCACGTGGCGATAATGCGGAAGCGAAAGTCATCAGCATGATCCAGCAGCAGTTCGGCGTGGACTTGCAGGACTTGATCTTTAACGGGGACACGGAAGCGGTTGAGGATGTCGCATTCCTTGGCATTCTTGACGGCTTCGTTAAGAAAATGAAGCAATCCAAGTATAAAACGGACCTTGCTACAGCTGAACCGACAATCATGGACTTTGTGAACCATATTCAGCTGCTTCCAGAGCGTTACAAGAGCTTCCCGGACATTGCATGGTTCATTACACAGAAAACGAACGACAAGCTCGTGGCGATGATTGCAAACCGTCAGACAGGGTTTGGTGATGCGGTGCTTCAGGACGGTAAAATTACACGTCTTGCGGGTTATCCAACCGAGGTAGTAGCTGAAATGCAAGGCGGATTCGCTGCGCTTACTCCACGTAGCAACCTGAAACCGGTATTCACTCGCCAGCTTCGCTATATCCGTACAGCTGATGGAGCAACGGCGGCCGCGAAAGATGCGACATATCACGTGCTCTATGCGTACCTAGATGCCATCGTCCGTGAAATCGATGCTGTCGCATGGATGTCTGGCGACAAACTATAAGGGGGTAGGTTACTTTGCCTAAAGTACAATATAAGCACAAAACAGGCGCTCTCCACATTGGCGGCGGGCGTTTTTTCTATGCAAATGATCCTGTCGAGGTAGAGGACAACGAAGTTGAAGGATTGCTGGCATCATATGCAGACCTTGAACTAGTCGAGGGGGAGGAACTGCCGCAGGATCCTCCTCAAGATGATGTTCCATACACGGCATCCTCTTTGAAGAAGCTTAATAAAGCTGAACAGGAAGAGCTCATCGTTCTACTTGAAGGCGATCTTGAGACTGTGAAGAACGAAGAGGAGCGTATTGCTCTCATCCTTACATTGCAGGAAGAAAAAGAAGCGGAAACGGAGTGATGGACCATGTCTATTACTCCTACTGAGCTTCAAGCTTACACTGATTTCGAAGCCGTGAAGGAACGTGCAGCTGAAAAGCTGGAATTAGACATTCTCGAGGCTGAGACGTATATCGAAAAAGAAATTGGGAAATCATTATCAGAATTTACTTCACTTCCCCGAAAACTGCGGCTAGCCTTGCTGAAGGTGGCGCAGTTTTTTGCGTTGGTCAATGGTGACGAATCCTTGATGAAGGGCTATAAATCGGAGAAAATCGGCGATTACAGCTATACGCTCGGGGACGGAAGCAAGATGACCATGCCGGATGTGTTGGATTTGCTGGATGAATACATGGAAAAAGAGTCGTCTACAGGCGGCTTTTTCATGAGGATGAGACCGCTATGAGCTACAAGAAGCTTTTAACGCATCGTTGTGACATCTATCATCTGAAAGAACGCAATGTTGGCGGAGGTGGCAGCTGGGGCATTCCAGATGAAGATGCGGAGAAGGAATTCTATTACGATGACGTGCCTGATCTATCAAACGTCCGGTGCTATTTCACGGAAAAGAATCAGTCGATTATCCAACTAGAGCCGAATAACTCCATATTCCAGACGTTCCTGGTCCATTTCCTGTCGAACGCCGATATTCGGACGAACAGCAAAGTTGTCTGGGATGGCGTTACGTACAAAATGCAAAAACCAAGATTGATAAAGAATCATCACCAAGAAGTCACGGTAGTGAGGGATGATAACCTATGAAATTCAATATTGACGGTTTGGAAGCATTCGCCAAGGCGCTGGATGATGCGGCGAACGGAGAATTACGGGCGGAATTTGCTTTATGGCTCGATGCGATGGGCTTGGAATTCCTTGATTTGATTCAGGATGAAATCATTCGAACGAACACAGTCGATACGGGCAGACTCTTGAATTCATTCGGGAAAGGCGATAAAGACAACGTGTGGTCAATATCGGAAGGAAAGCTGTCTCTGGACATTGGAACGAATGTCGAATATGCGTCTTATGTGAACGATGGTCATTTTACTATTGATCCATCCAAGGGACTCGACAGAAGATGGGTACCAGGAGTTTGGAAAGGAAAACGCTTTGAATATACTCCTGGTGCTGATACAGGAATGTTATTAAAATTCACTTGGATTGACGGCACTCATTATTGGGACAATGCTTTCGCCATCTTCGAGAGGATGTTCGAAAAGAGCCTTGAACGTCGATTTCAGGAATGGCTGGATAAAACATTTTAGGGGGGTGGTCAGATGAATCCAGAAGTCGGATCCATAATGGGATACTTTTACGGATTATTCCCAGTCAAAGTGTATACGGAAAAGGTTCCGGAAAACTTCGCGGTCCCATCAATGTACTTTCCGGAGCCATTCAGCTTTGACGGGAATGATACGAATTCGACATTCCTCAAGACGTACAGCTTGGGCGTAAAGCTCTTCCACCAGACGTCACAAAGGGCACATGCGGAGGCGGAGCGAATTGCAGATGCCGTACGTATGAAAAGGAGCATCATCCCCCTCATCAACCAGGACGGAACATTGACAGGCGATTACGTACGTATCAGGCGCATCGAGACACGCATAATCGATGACGGTGTAGCGGTCATCCAGCTGACATGGGATAGCCGTTATCACTATGAGAAGGACAAATATATACCACTTTGCGACATCGTGGTAAAAGTAGGGGTGAATTAAGGTGAGTAAAGAGAAAACTGAAACGGTAAGTCAGGAGCCTGTCTTCTACTTGCACGAACTGCGACAGCACTCTCAAGAACTGTTTGGCGTAAAGCCGGAAGTTTTTGACGGTGCTGTTTTTGGATTCAAAGAAATCCAGATGACGAAACAAGAGGCGGAGAAGCGCATTCAAGCCTTTTTAAAGAAGCCAGTAGGCAAGAAAAAGGAGGTTAAAAAATGAACGGTGGTACATGGACGCCCGGCGTTGAAAAAGAGCGCGCAGGCATTTATTTCCGATTCATATCGGCGGCCAACCGTCGGATTCGAGCCGGCATCCGGGGACGTGTAGCGCTTCCGCTCGTATTGAGCTGGGGCGAATCAAAGAAGTTCTTCGAAATCACGGAGCCGTCGGATACGCAAAGCAAATTCGGCTTGGATATCGACGATCCATCCCTGTTGCTGTTGCGTGAAGCGAAAAAGCGGAGCTTAACTGTTTTGGGCTATCGCTTGAACGAAGGTGAAAAAGCAACAGCAAGCCTTGGAACCGATGTGACTGCTACTGCTGCACATAGCGGTGAAAAAGGTAACGACATTTTAATTCGAATCGGAACAAACGTCTTGGATGAGACGAAGAAGGACGTCATTGTCTACTTCGGGTTGAATCAGGTGGATCGTCAGACAGTCGCTGATGCAAAAGATTTTGTACCGAACAAATACATGTCAATTGACGGTACTGGACCATTGGAAGATACAGCCGGAATCAAGTTGAAAGGCGGAACTGACGGAACGACGACCAATCTGGATTATGCCGATTTCCTTGCGGCAGCTGAAACGGAGTTTTGGGATACGATCGGCCTGCCGGTTGAGGCGGAAGACGAATTGAAAGTGACCTTTGCTTCGTTCGTCAGACGACTCAGGGACCAGCAAGGTGTGAAAGTGCAAGGTGTATTGGCCAACTCGCCAGCTGACTTCGAGGGCATCATCAACGTGACAAATGGGGCAGTGTTGCCAGAGAAAACTCTGACACCTGCCGAAACCGTCGCATGGGTAGCAGGAGCAAGTGCGGGAGCGACAATCTATCAATCCCTGACCTTCGTAGAATACGAAGGAGCGATTGACGTCAATCCGCGATACGATCACGACGAAACCGTTGCACGCTTGCGTAAAGGTGAATTCATGTTCACGTACGATCCGCGCGAGAAGGTAGTGACCGTGGAAAAGGACATCAACTCGTTTGTTTCGTTCTCTTCCTTGAAGGACAAGAAGTTTTCCAAGAATAAAATCATGCGAATTTTCGATGGAATCAACAACGATTTAACTCGTGAAGTCAAAGCGGAAATTAAATCACGGAAAGACCGCGGCCAAGATATCCCTACCGATGATGACGGCATTCAAATCCTTACCACGATGATTACTATTTACATGAACATCTTGCAAGAAGGCGGCGCAATCAAGAACTTCGTTGCCACTGAAGACATCAACATCACGATTAATGAAGACGGAGATGGCTTCTTTATCAATATCGGGGTTCAACCAGTAGATAGCGGTGAGAAATTCTACTTCGGCATTGAAGCTCGCTAAGAACGCTAGAAAAAGAGGAGGGAAACGATAAATGAAGGGTTTTCGCGCGAAGAATACGATCAGCGGAAAAGAAGGCCGCTTGTTCCTTGACGGGGAAGAGCTTGCCTATATCAAGAACTACGAAGCGTTGATTGAAAAAACAAAATCAGAAATTCCAATCATGGGGCGTCGGATGATCGGTCACAAATCAGGCGGCGTAAGAGGAACCGGAACGGCGACTTTCTACAAAGTCACTTCCAAATTCGTCAAGATTATGCTCAACTACGTGAAGAACGGCGAAGATGCCTATTTCACGATCCAGTCGGTATTGGATGACAAGGGATCAGGACGGGGTACCGAGCGGGTGACATTGTTTGATGTGAACTTCGACAGTGCCAAGATTGCGGCTTTGGACGTGGAAGCAGATGCACTGGAAGAAGAAGTTCCATTCACATTTGAGGATGCGGATATGCCTCAAGCCTTGAAAGATACATTTGAATGATAGAGAGCGATTCATTTCGCTCTTTTTCTTTACCAAAATAATAATAGTGAAGGAGAAATGACACATGACAAATCAAGACGAAACGCTAGCAAAAGTATATGACCTCTCATTCTTCATGCCAGGCAAGGCAGAAGAAGCGGAGGAAGTGAAGCATCCGATTTCCAAGCGGTTCAAGGACAAAGAAGGGAATATTATCCCGTTTGTCTTCAAGCCGGTCGCCACGGAACGTATCGATGAAATTGAACAACTGCATACGAAACCCGTCTTCGAAAAAGGCCGCAAAGTCGGTGAAAACGTAGACAATGCACGATTCATGGCTCAATTGGCAGTGGAATCGACCATTTATCCTGATTTTAAGTCCGTTGAATTCAGACAGGCCTACAAGACGGAAGATCCGATTGAAGTTGCCAAACGAGTGCTTCATGTCGGCGGAGAATATGCAGCATGGATTAAGAAGGCATCCGACATCAACGGTTTCGACGATTCACTTGAGGAGCTAGAAGAAGCAATAAAAAACTAATCGATGCCGGGGACAAAGAGGCAGTTTATATGTATTACGCGCAAATTGAGCTCAATTATTCCCCGGCAGATCTGTTGGAAATGTATAGCGCCCCAAGAAAATTTAAAGCCATGCTCTACGGCAATATCAGTTATAAGCTGGATCAGCTGGCAAAAGAAGCGAAGCAAGCGCAAACATGAAAAGTAGGAAGGAGGTACATAGCGCATGGCGAAGCTAACGGCTCGATTCGATATTCAAGACCGGATATCCAAGAAATTGAAAACGATCCGCGGGGAAATCGACTCGATCGAAAAGTCGCGACAACAGGTCAATCGACCGATTACGATGCGTGTGAAAGATGAAGCGTCGAAGGTTCTGAAGAAGCAGTCGAACTCCCTTAAAGATATCGCTAAAACGCACACCGTTACATTAACTGCGAAAGACAAAGCAACGGCAGTCGTGAGGAGGGTCGCCAACTATGGCACGACGGCCTTGTCCAAAGGGTTCAGTGTAACAGTTCGGGCTGTCGACTTGGCTACGAGGACCATCGGACGAATTGCATCATTCGCAAACACTTCCATACCTAGGGTGAGAGATTTCACAGTTAGGGCATTGGATAGCGCAACAAGGGTAATCGGTACAATCAGGCGAGCCTTGTTCTCCATTCCTTCTTTAATCACCGTCACGCTTGCTGCTGTCGGAGTTGGGAAACTCAAAGATTCTACTATCGGAGCCGCAATGACATTCGAGGGCTATGAAGTGGCAATGGACCACTGGCTCAACGGGAACAAGCAAAAATCGCAGGAACTTATCAACTGGATGGGGCAATTTGCGGATAAAACGCCATTCAGTTCACCTGATCTCTTCCCAGCTCTTACACGCGGGGTCGGGATCACAGACGGTAATATCGATGAAGCTAAAAAGCTACTAACGATGTCTGCGGACATGGCAGCACTGACACCCGGCAAGACTCCGATCGATGCGATGGAAGCGTTGGCGGATGCACGTATCGGCGAATTCGCACGACTAACCGAGTTCAATATGAAAGTCACCAAACAAAGCTACAAAGCAATGGGTGGATGGAATGGCCTGATGGGTGACGTCGAAAAGAAATTCTCTGGCGGAGCAGAAAAGTTGTCTGCTACATCTGCAGGTATCATTGCCACGCTCGGTGGATACCGCAGCTCTATATTTCGTTCGTTTGGTACTGGATTTCTTGATCCGATGAAACCAAGGCTGAATGCTATTAATCTTTGGCTCGATAACAATCAGGATACATGGGCGAAATGGAAGAACACTGTCCGTCAGTCGGGTGAACAGGCATCCGAATGGGCGTTTTCAAAGCTGGAAACTGCTTTTCATTACCTGAAAAACAACTATCTTGATAACAAGGATTTTACCAAACTAGACTTTGAAGGAAAGATCGCCTTCATTCTTGACGACATTAACGAATGGTGGTCTTCGAAAGGGAAACCAGTTGTTACTGCATGGTGGGAGTCATCAGGAAAGCCATGGGCGACCGATACAGGGGAACTAATCGGACAAGCCGTATTTAATGGCATGGTGACGGGCATTAAAGGCGGTTTGTCATCGCTCGGTGACATTTGGAAAAAAGCATTCACGGATCCGTCCG containing:
- a CDS encoding XkdF-like putative serine protease domain-containing protein, which produces MARELINANITHVSYVDKGANKKQFFLTKSAEQPTFQKEVKVFVNKEEAEQQLVYGIVYEPDVEDAHGDFMTAAEIEKAAHGFMKDARNIDTQHDFESGVGEVVESYIAPADFMLGEQEVKKGAWVLVTKATDEIWEQIKKGEITGYSMAGTAETIEKQEDEKPVSKSEDDEKGLFNLLKNFFAGKTTVEKGEVADKYKRDRRRREFWAAQDALNSVIFNWDDWDSHLETDTTKIREALQDFIDIAQEVLIEDDILKAVGKPPERDEADVKKEDIEKMLDEKLAPITKKLEEFEKEEGGAGAGEEPMPEEALLKQFAEVLDEKLTPVNERLEAVEKARGVSRQADPEGAGTHIEKSDGPSYMRHFG
- a CDS encoding DUF6838 family protein — translated: MNPEVGSIMGYFYGLFPVKVYTEKVPENFAVPSMYFPEPFSFDGNDTNSTFLKTYSLGVKLFHQTSQRAHAEAERIADAVRMKRSIIPLINQDGTLTGDYVRIRRIETRIIDDGVAVIQLTWDSRYHYEKDKYIPLCDIVVKVGVN
- a CDS encoding DUF3599 family protein, which gives rise to MSYKKLLTHRCDIYHLKERNVGGGGSWGIPDEDAEKEFYYDDVPDLSNVRCYFTEKNQSIIQLEPNNSIFQTFLVHFLSNADIRTNSKVVWDGVTYKMQKPRLIKNHHQEVTVVRDDNL
- a CDS encoding phage tail sheath family protein, whose amino-acid sequence is MNGGTWTPGVEKERAGIYFRFISAANRRIRAGIRGRVALPLVLSWGESKKFFEITEPSDTQSKFGLDIDDPSLLLLREAKKRSLTVLGYRLNEGEKATASLGTDVTATAAHSGEKGNDILIRIGTNVLDETKKDVIVYFGLNQVDRQTVADAKDFVPNKYMSIDGTGPLEDTAGIKLKGGTDGTTTNLDYADFLAAAETEFWDTIGLPVEAEDELKVTFASFVRRLRDQQGVKVQGVLANSPADFEGIINVTNGAVLPEKTLTPAETVAWVAGASAGATIYQSLTFVEYEGAIDVNPRYDHDETVARLRKGEFMFTYDPREKVVTVEKDINSFVSFSSLKDKKFSKNKIMRIFDGINNDLTREVKAEIKSRKDRGQDIPTDDDGIQILTTMITIYMNILQEGGAIKNFVATEDINITINEDGDGFFINIGVQPVDSGEKFYFGIEAR
- a CDS encoding HK97 gp10 family phage protein, producing MKFNIDGLEAFAKALDDAANGELRAEFALWLDAMGLEFLDLIQDEIIRTNTVDTGRLLNSFGKGDKDNVWSISEGKLSLDIGTNVEYASYVNDGHFTIDPSKGLDRRWVPGVWKGKRFEYTPGADTGMLLKFTWIDGTHYWDNAFAIFERMFEKSLERRFQEWLDKTF
- a CDS encoding phage tail tube protein; translation: MKGFRAKNTISGKEGRLFLDGEELAYIKNYEALIEKTKSEIPIMGRRMIGHKSGGVRGTGTATFYKVTSKFVKIMLNYVKNGEDAYFTIQSVLDDKGSGRGTERVTLFDVNFDSAKIAALDVEADALEEEVPFTFEDADMPQALKDTFE
- a CDS encoding phage major capsid protein: MKTNQTILSKESTVASIKKNLDIPMAVKDAEAFLVDTINTASTLPKLAPIYRDVAAGNLDALSVGRRKIREAGREDLPTGTDSIKNRKIPYAVRKVKWDEWLQNDDVFYSMSARGDNAEAKVISMIQQQFGVDLQDLIFNGDTEAVEDVAFLGILDGFVKKMKQSKYKTDLATAEPTIMDFVNHIQLLPERYKSFPDIAWFITQKTNDKLVAMIANRQTGFGDAVLQDGKITRLAGYPTEVVAEMQGGFAALTPRSNLKPVFTRQLRYIRTADGATAAAKDATYHVLYAYLDAIVREIDAVAWMSGDKL
- a CDS encoding phage portal protein, whose translation is MTNQDETLAKVYDLSFFMPGKAEEAEEVKHPISKRFKDKEGNIIPFVFKPVATERIDEIEQLHTKPVFEKGRKVGENVDNARFMAQLAVESTIYPDFKSVEFRQAYKTEDPIEVAKRVLHVGGEYAAWIKKASDINGFDDSLEELEEAIKN
- a CDS encoding DUF3199 family protein, which codes for MSITPTELQAYTDFEAVKERAAEKLELDILEAETYIEKEIGKSLSEFTSLPRKLRLALLKVAQFFALVNGDESLMKGYKSEKIGDYSYTLGDGSKMTMPDVLDLLDEYMEKESSTGGFFMRMRPL